A genomic window from Diospyros lotus cultivar Yz01 chromosome 2, ASM1463336v1, whole genome shotgun sequence includes:
- the LOC127793745 gene encoding NDR1/HIN1-like protein 6, which yields MADRVYPSAKPATNGTAAPGGGNPSFPATKAQMYNTARPLYRPQPPRRSRRSCCCSCCLWTTLLILILLVLATVAGAVIWVLYRPHRPSFSVAALQISQFNLTSSQLNAKFNISITARNPNKKLQFFYDPISVSISADGVNVGSGSFPAFAHGTKNTTTLRTAIVSKGQSLDDSSATLLKSDLKNKNGLPIKIQLDTKVKVKMGGVKTKKVPVRVKCSGVTASVPTGKAAAAASTADAKCKVDLRIKIWKWTL from the coding sequence ATGGCAGACAGGGTCTACCCTTCCGCCAAGCCCGCCACCAACGGCACCGCCGCGCCAGGTGGCGGCAACCCCTCTTTCCCGGCCACCAAGGCCCAGATGTACAACACCGCCCGCCCCCTGTACCGCCCCCAGCCCCCACGCCGCAGCCGGCGGAGCTGCTGCTGCTCCTGCTGCCTCTGGACCACCCTCCTCATCCTCATCCTCCTCGTCCTCGCCACCGTCGCGGGCGCAGTCATCTGGGTCCTGTACCGCCCCCACCGCCCTTCCTTCTCCGTCGCCGCCCTCCAAATCTCCCAATTCAACCTCACTTCCTCTCAGCTCAACGCCAAATTCAATATCTCCATCACCGCCCGTAACCCCAACAAGAAGCTCCAGTTCTTCTACGACCCCATCTCCGTCTCCATCTCCGCCGACGGCGTCAACGTCGGCTCCGGCTCTTTCCCGGCCTTCGCGCACGGCACCAAGAACACGACCACTCTGCGAACGGCAATTGTGTCCAAAGGTCAAAGCTTGGACGACTCATCAGCCACTTTACTGAAGTCGGATCTCAAGAACAAAAACGGGTTGCCCATCAAGATCCAGCTCGACACCAAGGTCAAAGTGAAGATGGGCGGGGTGAAGACGAAGAAAGTCCCCGTCAGAGTGAAATGCAGCGGCGTTACAGCTTCCGTGCCCACCGGAAAGGCGGCTGCCGCGGCCTCCACGGCGGACGCCAAGTGCAAGGTTGACCTCCGAATCAAGATCTGGAAATGGACTCTCTGA